The following are encoded together in the Thermus filiformis genome:
- a CDS encoding acetyl ornithine aminotransferase family protein — translation MRQPLVRTPLPGPRAQAALAREKGVLSPSYIRPYPLVPARGEGVFLEDVDGNVFLDFMAGIAVNTTGYAHPKVVEAVEAQARRFAHVCFSDFTHEPTLSLAERLVGRLGGRYRVFFGNSGTEGIEAALKLVRYHTRRPYVLAFTGSFHGRSLGSLSLTSSQAKYRKGFAPLLPGVVHIPFPNPFRPPFGAGKEEVGERVLAHLEHLFRTTLPPEEVGGIFLEPIQGEGGYILPPPGFLEGLWQLARRHGILLVADEVQTGAGRTGRFFALEHEGLEADIYVLAKGLASGYPLSAVLFREEIASWPSGAHGTTFGGQAVSAAAAHATLDLLEGGLMENAARVGAFLLEGLKEMQARFPFLGDVRGRGLMIGVDFGSPEEERPDLRDKAVELAFQKGLLTLPAGPSALRIAPPLILTKEEAGMGLSILEEVFKSL, via the coding sequence ATGCGTCAACCCCTTGTCCGAACCCCCCTACCCGGCCCCAGGGCCCAGGCGGCCCTGGCCCGCGAGAAGGGCGTCCTCTCCCCTTCCTACATCCGGCCCTACCCCCTGGTCCCGGCCCGGGGGGAAGGGGTCTTCCTGGAGGACGTGGACGGGAACGTCTTCTTAGACTTCATGGCGGGCATCGCGGTCAACACCACCGGCTACGCCCACCCCAAGGTGGTGGAGGCGGTGGAGGCCCAGGCCCGGCGCTTCGCCCACGTCTGCTTCTCGGACTTCACCCACGAACCCACCCTCTCCCTGGCGGAGCGGCTGGTGGGGCGGCTCGGGGGGCGGTACCGGGTCTTCTTCGGCAACTCGGGGACGGAGGGGATTGAGGCGGCCCTCAAGCTCGTCCGCTACCACACCCGCAGGCCCTACGTCCTGGCCTTCACCGGGTCCTTCCACGGCCGGAGCCTGGGTAGCCTCTCCCTCACCTCGAGCCAGGCCAAGTACCGCAAGGGCTTCGCCCCCCTCCTGCCCGGGGTGGTCCACATCCCCTTCCCCAACCCCTTCCGCCCCCCCTTCGGGGCGGGGAAGGAGGAGGTGGGGGAGCGGGTCCTGGCCCACCTGGAGCACCTCTTCCGCACCACCTTGCCCCCGGAGGAGGTGGGGGGCATCTTCCTCGAGCCCATCCAGGGGGAAGGGGGGTATATCCTCCCCCCGCCGGGCTTCCTAGAGGGGCTTTGGCAGCTGGCCCGGCGGCACGGCATCCTTCTGGTGGCGGACGAGGTCCAGACCGGGGCCGGGCGGACGGGCCGGTTCTTCGCCCTGGAGCACGAGGGCCTCGAGGCCGACATCTACGTCCTGGCCAAGGGCCTGGCCTCGGGCTACCCCTTGAGCGCGGTCCTCTTCCGCGAGGAGATCGCCAGCTGGCCCTCCGGGGCCCACGGGACCACCTTCGGGGGCCAGGCGGTCTCCGCCGCCGCCGCCCACGCCACCTTGGACCTTTTGGAGGGCGGCCTGATGGAAAACGCCGCCCGGGTGGGGGCCTTCCTCTTGGAGGGGCTTAAGGAGATGCAGGCCCGCTTCCCCTTCCTGGGGGACGTGCGGGGGCGGGGCCTGATGATTGGGGTGGATTTCGGAAGCCCCGAGGAGGAGCGGCCCGACCTGCGGGACAAGGCGGTAGAGCTCGCCTTCCAGAAGGGCCTCCTCACCCTTCCCGCCGGGCCGAGCGCGCTGCGCATCGCCCCACCTCTCATCCTCACCAAGGAGGAGGCCGGGATGGGCCTCAGCATCCTGGAGGAGGTCTTCAAAAGCCTGTAG
- a CDS encoding BMP family ABC transporter substrate-binding protein: MRRLAFGLLLALGLALAQTDKLKACFIYVGPIGDIGWTHAHDQARKKAEAALPWLETKYVESVPEAQVVPVIDRLVGEGCRVIFATSFGYMDGVLEAARKHPDVIFGHASGFKRAPNVMTYMADFYQVYYLNGLMAGALTKTGKVGYVGAFPIPEVKRHINAFALGVRAVNPKASVYVKWINAWFDPAKAREATEALMSQGADVFAFTEDTPTVVQTAARKGKYSFSHYSPMLKFAPDHVVSGQLVHWEAIYIDFLKKVKEGVYTSKNLQDVDYFWLLKEGAVELGADYGVPINPKHVSLLKAARMKVGGKEVPVYDRVMALLKDMSSQAPTFDPFTGPLKDRKGVVRIPAGRKASLQELLTMEWAAPGVVGDWPGEPK, translated from the coding sequence ATGAGACGGCTCGCGTTCGGACTGCTTTTGGCCCTAGGACTGGCCCTGGCCCAGACGGACAAGCTCAAGGCCTGCTTCATCTACGTGGGCCCCATCGGGGACATCGGCTGGACCCACGCCCACGACCAGGCCCGGAAGAAGGCGGAGGCCGCCTTGCCCTGGCTCGAGACCAAGTACGTGGAGAGCGTCCCCGAGGCCCAGGTGGTCCCGGTGATTGACCGGCTGGTGGGGGAGGGGTGCCGGGTGATCTTCGCCACCAGCTTCGGGTACATGGACGGGGTCCTGGAGGCGGCCAGGAAGCACCCGGACGTGATCTTCGGCCACGCCTCCGGGTTCAAGCGGGCCCCCAACGTCATGACCTACATGGCCGACTTCTACCAGGTCTACTACCTGAACGGCCTTATGGCCGGGGCCCTGACCAAGACGGGCAAGGTGGGGTACGTGGGCGCCTTCCCCATCCCCGAGGTGAAGCGGCACATCAACGCCTTTGCCCTGGGGGTGCGGGCGGTCAACCCCAAGGCCAGCGTCTACGTGAAGTGGATCAACGCCTGGTTTGACCCGGCCAAGGCGCGGGAGGCCACGGAGGCCCTGATGAGCCAGGGGGCGGACGTCTTCGCCTTCACCGAGGACACCCCCACCGTGGTCCAGACCGCCGCCCGGAAGGGGAAGTACTCCTTCAGCCACTACTCCCCCATGCTCAAGTTCGCCCCCGACCACGTGGTCTCAGGGCAGCTGGTCCACTGGGAGGCGATCTACATAGACTTCCTCAAGAAGGTCAAGGAGGGGGTCTACACCAGCAAGAACCTGCAGGACGTGGACTACTTCTGGCTCCTCAAGGAGGGGGCGGTGGAGCTGGGGGCGGACTACGGCGTCCCCATCAACCCCAAGCATGTTTCCCTCCTGAAGGCGGCGAGGATGAAGGTGGGGGGGAAGGAGGTCCCGGTCTACGACCGGGTGATGGCCCTCCTGAAGGACATGAGCTCCCAGGCCCCCACCTTTGACCCCTTCACGGGGCCCCTCAAGGACCGCAAGGGGGTGGTGCGGATCCCCGCCGGCCGGAAGGCCAGCCTGCAGGAGCTCCTCACCATGGAGTGGGCCGCCCCGGGCGTGGTGGGGGACTGGCCGGGGGAGCCTAAGTAG
- a CDS encoding dihydrodipicolinate synthase family protein, whose translation MILPPIPTPFDREGRLDTGAFRELAEALEPLVDGLLIYGSNGEGVHLTPEERRRGLFALNPQKPFLVGLMEETLPQAERALAEAKERGAMGLLVTPPRYYHASLGEGLVRYYQALAEGMPVWLYHVPQNTKVDLPLPAVKALAAHPGVVGLKDSSGDLGRFAFYQAEGLPLRVYTGHAPTFLGALALGAEGGILAAANLAPRAYRALLSAFREGRLGEAQALQKRLYPLGALLAQGGVPLLKQALRHLGLPAGYPRPPYPAESPLFPGLLPVLEALKEEGWLL comes from the coding sequence ATGATCCTGCCCCCCATCCCCACCCCCTTTGACCGGGAGGGCCGCCTGGACACCGGGGCCTTCCGGGAGCTGGCCGAGGCCCTCGAGCCCCTGGTGGACGGCCTCCTCATCTACGGGTCCAACGGCGAGGGGGTCCACCTCACCCCCGAGGAGAGGCGGCGGGGCCTCTTCGCCCTCAACCCCCAGAAGCCCTTCCTGGTGGGCCTGATGGAGGAGACCCTGCCCCAGGCGGAAAGGGCCCTGGCCGAGGCCAAGGAACGGGGGGCGATGGGCCTTTTGGTCACCCCGCCCCGGTACTACCACGCGAGCCTGGGGGAAGGACTGGTCCGCTACTACCAGGCCCTGGCTGAAGGGATGCCCGTCTGGCTCTACCACGTCCCCCAGAACACCAAGGTGGACCTCCCCCTCCCCGCGGTGAAGGCTCTGGCCGCCCATCCGGGGGTGGTGGGGTTGAAGGACTCCAGCGGGGATTTGGGCCGGTTCGCCTTCTACCAGGCGGAGGGGCTGCCCCTCCGGGTCTACACCGGCCACGCCCCCACCTTCCTGGGGGCTTTAGCCCTGGGGGCGGAGGGGGGGATCCTGGCCGCGGCCAACCTGGCCCCCCGGGCCTACCGGGCCCTCCTTTCGGCCTTCCGGGAGGGCCGGCTTGGGGAGGCCCAGGCCCTGCAGAAACGCCTCTACCCCCTGGGGGCCCTCCTGGCCCAGGGCGGGGTGCCCCTTTTGAAGCAGGCCCTACGCCACCTGGGCCTTCCCGCGGGCTACCCCCGCCCCCCTTACCCGGCGGAAAGCCCCCTCTTTCCGGGCCTCCTGCCGGTCCTGGAGGCGCTCAAGGAGGAAGGATGGCTCCTCTGA
- a CDS encoding NDR1/HIN1-like protein: MAPLRILPWALLLLLALLSACFLQAARPPEVALERVEVLGFSLTPEPTLRLGLGLRFQNPNPYPLPLETVGASLALEGLELPLSLRLPPGESRATLPLDLPASRALEAGRALFAGGARLQVKARLPQPVLLLDTRVGLPLRPLEAELKGVNLILKNPNPVPLKAEGRLVLLGQSLLVRADLPAQGEARLQVSGFRPGLERGRRLELELEVPGFFRYRLALEL, encoded by the coding sequence ATGGCTCCTCTGAGGATCCTCCCCTGGGCCCTCCTTCTCCTTCTGGCCCTTCTTTCCGCCTGCTTCCTCCAGGCGGCCCGCCCGCCGGAGGTGGCCCTGGAGCGGGTGGAGGTCCTGGGCTTCTCCCTGACCCCCGAGCCCACCCTGCGCCTGGGGCTCGGCCTCCGCTTCCAGAACCCCAACCCCTACCCCCTGCCCCTCGAGACCGTGGGGGCCAGCCTGGCCCTGGAAGGGCTGGAACTCCCCCTAAGCCTCCGCCTCCCCCCCGGGGAGAGCCGGGCCACCCTCCCCCTGGACCTCCCCGCCTCGCGGGCCCTGGAGGCGGGCCGGGCCCTCTTCGCGGGGGGGGCGCGCCTCCAGGTGAAGGCCCGCCTCCCTCAGCCTGTCCTCCTCCTGGACACCCGGGTGGGCCTGCCCCTGCGCCCCCTCGAGGCGGAGCTCAAGGGGGTGAACCTCATCCTCAAGAACCCCAACCCCGTCCCCCTGAAGGCCGAGGGGCGGCTGGTCCTCCTCGGGCAGAGCCTCCTGGTGCGGGCCGACCTGCCCGCCCAAGGGGAGGCCAGGCTCCAGGTCTCGGGCTTCCGGCCGGGTCTGGAGCGGGGAAGGCGGCTGGAGCTGGAGCTCGAGGTCCCCGGTTTCTTCCGCTACCGCCTGGCCCTGGAGCTTTAA
- a CDS encoding ABC transporter permease, translating to MEEVFLRAVYFGTPLLLATLGALLGERAGVVNLGVEGMMALSALAAFAVAQGSGNLLLASLAAAAVGAGLGLFHALVTVTLRANAFVAGLALAMAGVGAAGLLGKRYEGLPLFLTAREEVFALASVALSVLLYLLLYKTRPGLYLRSVGENPKAVDLFGGSVAGLRYLALGLGGGLIGLAGADLSLAYRPSWADGLTAGLGWVAVALVIFVGWHPLRAVLGAWFFGLLFFLQFRLQGSVPIPPEAFAAMPYALVILVLALSGRGRAPKALGVPYERER from the coding sequence ATGGAAGAGGTCTTTCTGCGGGCGGTCTACTTCGGAACCCCCTTGCTCCTCGCCACCTTGGGGGCGCTTCTCGGCGAGCGGGCGGGGGTGGTGAACCTGGGGGTGGAGGGGATGATGGCCCTTTCCGCCCTGGCCGCCTTCGCCGTGGCCCAGGGGAGCGGGAACCTCCTTTTGGCGAGCCTGGCCGCGGCGGCGGTGGGAGCGGGGCTGGGGCTTTTCCACGCCCTCGTCACCGTGACCCTCCGGGCCAACGCCTTCGTGGCGGGCCTGGCCTTGGCCATGGCCGGGGTGGGGGCGGCGGGCCTTTTGGGCAAGCGGTACGAGGGCCTCCCCCTCTTCCTCACCGCCCGGGAGGAGGTCTTCGCCCTGGCCTCCGTGGCGCTTTCGGTGCTCCTTTACCTCCTCCTGTATAAGACCCGGCCCGGCCTCTACCTGAGGAGCGTAGGGGAGAACCCCAAGGCGGTGGACCTCTTCGGGGGGAGCGTGGCGGGGCTGAGGTACCTGGCCCTGGGCCTGGGGGGCGGGCTCATCGGCCTGGCGGGGGCGGACCTCTCCTTGGCCTACCGCCCCTCCTGGGCGGACGGGCTCACCGCCGGGCTGGGCTGGGTGGCGGTGGCCCTGGTCATCTTCGTGGGGTGGCACCCCTTGCGGGCGGTCCTGGGGGCCTGGTTCTTCGGCCTCCTCTTCTTCCTCCAGTTCCGCCTCCAGGGGAGTGTACCTATACCTCCCGAGGCCTTCGCCGCCATGCCCTACGCCTTGGTTATCCTGGTCTTGGCCCTCTCGGGGCGGGGGCGCGCTCCCAAGGCCCTGGGGGTGCCGTACGAAAGGGAGAGGTGA
- a CDS encoding Uma2 family endonuclease, whose amino-acid sequence MLALVYPRPLTDEELRLLSERNPGYQFERSPEGRLLVSPTGGESGRRSGEVFGQLRAWNQEARLGVVFDASTGFHLPDGSLLSPDAAFVEGKRWEALSPEEREGFPPLAPDAVFEVRSPSQGLEALREKMGLYLNNGVRLVVLLDPFGRRVEVYRPGGSPQVLEDPEEVLLDPELPGFLLRPRSVW is encoded by the coding sequence ATGCTCGCCCTGGTCTACCCCCGGCCCCTTACGGATGAGGAGCTGCGGCTCCTTTCCGAGCGGAATCCGGGCTACCAGTTTGAGCGCTCCCCGGAAGGGAGGCTTCTCGTGAGCCCCACGGGTGGGGAGAGCGGCCGGCGCAGCGGGGAGGTCTTCGGCCAGCTCAGGGCCTGGAACCAGGAGGCCCGTCTGGGGGTGGTCTTTGACGCTTCCACGGGCTTCCACCTCCCGGACGGCTCCCTCCTTTCCCCGGACGCCGCCTTTGTGGAGGGAAAGCGGTGGGAGGCCCTTTCCCCCGAGGAAAGGGAGGGGTTTCCCCCCTTGGCCCCGGACGCGGTGTTTGAGGTGCGTTCCCCCTCGCAGGGCCTCGAGGCGCTCCGGGAGAAGATGGGCCTGTACCTGAATAACGGGGTCCGCCTGGTCGTCCTCCTGGACCCCTTCGGACGGCGGGTGGAGGTCTACCGGCCCGGTGGCTCGCCCCAGGTCCTGGAGGACCCGGAGGAGGTGCTTTTGGACCCTGAACTCCCCGGCTTTCTCCTGAGGCCCCGCTCCGTCTGGTAA